CTGCGGCGGGCCCGCACGGCGAGGTAGGCGAACAGCAGTGCGGTGGACACGATCCCCGCAACGATCAGTCCCGCGGTGGCGGGCAGGACCTCGTCGTCGTCGAGCAGGTGCACGACCGCGACGATCATCACCCACACCACCGAGACGGGGATGAGCAGTTTCCAGCCGAGCGCCATGAACTGGTCGTAGCGCAGGCGGGGCAGGGTGGCGCGCAGCCACACGAACACGAACAGCACCAGCCACACCTTGAGCACGAACCACAGCAGCGGCCACCATCCGGAATTCGCGCCGCTCCACAGGGTGAGCGGCCACGGGGCGTGCCAGCCCCCGAGGAACAGGGTCGTGGCGAGGGCGGAGACGGTGGTCATGTTGACGTATTCGGCGAGCATGAACATCGCGAACCGCAGCGACGAGTACTCGGTGTGGAAGCCGCCGACGAGTTCGCCTTCGGCCTCGGGCAGGTCGAAGGGGGCGCGGTTGGTCTCGCCGACCATCGACACCGCGTAGACGAGGAAGGACGGCAGCAGCAGCACGACGAACCACAGTCCGTCCTGGGCGGCGACGATCCCGGAGGTCGACATGGTGCCGGCCTGCAGGAACACCGCGGCGAACGCCAGGCCCATCGCGATCTCGTAGGAGATGACCTGGGCGGTGGAGCGGAGTCCGCCGAGCAGCGGGTAGGTGGAGCCGGAGGCCCAGCCGGCGAGCACGATGCCGTAGACACCGACGGAGGTGACGGCCAGGACGTAGAGGACGGCGACGGGAAGGTCGGTGAGCTGCAAGGGGGTCCGCGTCCCGAGGATCGACACCTCGGGACCGAACGGGACCACCGCGAACGCCATGAACGCCGGCACCGTCGCGATGATCGGGGCGAGCAGGTAGACCGGCTTGTCGACGCCTGCGGGGACGATGCCCTCCTTGAGGGCGAGTTTGATGCCGTCGGCGACGGTCTGCAGCAGGCCCTTCGGCCCGACCCGGTTGGGGCCGACGCGCATCTGCATCCAGGCCATGACCTTGCGTTCGACGAGGATGGCCACGAGCGTGGTCAGCACGAGGAACGCGAAGATCGCGATGGCCTTGGCGACGACGAGCCACCACGGGTCGATGCCGAACATCGACAGGTCGACGGGTCCTCGGGCGGTGCCGGTCATCGTCTCGCCTCCTCCCCGGTGGGCCGGATGCGCACCACGTCGCCCGCGACGGCGCCGAGGGTGTCGTGCACGAGCGAGCCGGGTGAGGCGGCCGGCAGCCACACGACACGCTCCGGCAGCTCGTCGACGACGAGCGGCAGGGTGATCTCGCCGCGTTCGGTGGTGACGGTGAGCAGTTCACCGGCGGCTGCGCCGATCTCGGCGGCGGTCGCGGCGGACAGGCGGGCAACGGCGGTGCGGGCGGTTCCGGCGAGGTGCGGTTCGTCGTCCTGCAACCGGCCGGTGTCCAGGAGCATCCGCCAGGTCGCGAGCACCGCCTCGCCGAGCACCGGGCGGGCCGGCGCGGCCGGTGTCACCGGTGCGGGGGCCGGCCGGTGCCCGGTCCAGGTGCCCAGTTCGGCGAGTTCACGGCGGAGTGCGGCGAGATCGTCGAGCCGTGCCGGTGCACCGAGCGTCTCGGCGAGCGCGGCGAGCACCCGGTGGTCGGACAGTGCACCGGTGTCGTCCAGCGCCGCCGGGAACGGGCGTTCGCGGCCCTCCCAGTCGAGGAAGGTGCCGGCCTTCTCGACCACCGGGGCCACGGGGAAGACCACGTCCGCCCGGTCGGTCACGGCACTGCGGCGCACCTCGAGGCTCACCACGAAACCGGCGGCGTCGAGGGCGGCGCGCGCCGCGGCGGGATCGGGCAGGTCGGCCGGGTCCACCCCGGCGACGACCAGCGCGGCGAGGTCCCCGCTCGCGGCGGCGGCGAGGATGCCGGTGGTGTCGCGACCGGGCCGGTACGGCAGGTCGTCGGGCAGTGTCCCCCAAACGGATTCGATCTCGTGCCGGGCCTGCGGGTCGCCGACGGGCCGACCGCCCGGCAGCAGGGTCGGGAACGCTCCGGCCTCGAGCGCGCCGCGGTCCCCCGCGCGCCGCGGGATCCAGGCCAGGCACGCGCCGGTGGCGTCGGCGAGGGCCGCGACCGCCGTGGGTCCGCCGGGGACCTCGGCGATCCGCTCCCCCACCAGGACGAGTGCGCCGGGCGTGCACAGCGCCTCGGTGACGACCGAGTCGGTGCCGCGGAGGTCGTCGAGCAGGCGGGCCTCGTCGCCGGGGGTGCAGGCCAGGAGCTGCCCGGACAGCTTGCGCAGTCCGCGGTCGGCGAAGGGCGCGAGGGAGAACACGCGCAGCCCGTGGCGGCGGACGGCCTTGCGCAACCGCAGGAAGACGATGGGTGATTCCTCCTCGGGTTCGAACCCGACGAGCAGGACGGCGGGTGCCTTCTCGAGGTCGGCGTAGGTCACGTCGAGCCGGCATCCGGCGACCCGGCCGGTGAGGAAACCGGTCTCCTCCGCAGAGAGGGGGCGGGCACGGAAGTCGATGTCGTTGGTGCCCAGCACGGTTCGCGCGAACTTCGCGTAGGCGTAGGCGTCCTCCCAGGTGAGCCGCCCTCCGGTGAGCACACCGGTCCGTCCGCGGGCGGCGGTGAGGCCGCGGGCCGCGACGGCGAGCGCCTCGGGCCAGGAGGACGGCACCAGCGCGCCGGAGTCGTCGCGGACGAGCGGCCCGGTGAGCCGGTCGGTGGCGGTCGCGTAGGTGAAGGCCCAGCGGCCCTTGTCGCAGTTCCATTCCTCGTTGACCTGCGGGTCGTCCCCGGCGAGGCGGCGCAGCACGTGTCCGCGGCGGTGGTCGGTGCGTTGCGCGCAGCCACTGGCGCAGTGTTCGCACACACTGGGGGTGGACACGAGGTCGAAGGGGCGGGCACGGAACCGGTAGGCCGCGCCGGTCAGTGCGCCGACCGGGCAGATCTGGACGGTGTTGCCGGAGAAGTAGGACTCGAAGGGTTCGGCGGTGTAGATGCCGACCTGCTGCAGCGCACCGCGGGCGAGCATGTCGACGAACCGGTCGCCGGCGATCTGGTCGGCGAAGCGGGTGCATCGCGCGCACAGCACGCAGCGTTCGCGGTCGAGCAGGACCTGAGAGGAGATGGCGATGGGTTTCGGGTAGGTGCGTTTGGTGTCCTCGAAGCGGGTTTCGGCGCGGCCGTTGGACATGGCCTGGTTCTGCAGCGGGCACTCGCCGCCCTTGTCACAGACCGGGCAGTCGAGCGGATGGTTGATCAGCAGCAGTTCCATGACCCCGGTCTGGGCCTTCGCCGCGACCGGGGAGGAGAACTGGGTGTGCACGACCATCCCGTCGGTGACGACGGTGGTGCAGGAGGCGAGCGGTTTGCGTTGCCCTTCGACCTCGACGAGGCACTGGCGGCACGCTCCCACCGGCTCGAGCAGCGGGTGGTCGCAGAACCGGGGGATCTGCACGCCGATCAGTTCGGCGGCACGGATCACGAGAGTGCCCTTGGGTACGGCGATCTCGGTGTCGTCGATGGTGACGTGCACCAGGTCGGTGGTGTCGGCCTTCCCCGGTCCGGCACCGGCCACGGCGGTCATCGCGCCTCTCCTTCCACCGGTGTGTCGGCGGCGAGCGTCGCCCGGTGCGGGTCGAACGGGCAGCCGCCGTGTTCGAAGTGCGCGAGGTATTCGTCGCGGAAGTACTTCAGCGACGAGGTGATCGGGCTGGTCGCGCCGTCCCCGAGCGCGCAGAAGGCGCGGCCGAGGATGTTGTCGGAGATGTCGAGGAGTTTCTCGAGGTCGGCTTCGGTGCCGCGCCCGTGTTCGAGGCGTTCGAGGATCTGCACGAGCCACCAGGTGCCTTCCCGGCAGGGGGTGCACTTGCCGCACGATTCGTGGGCGTAGAACTCGGTCCAGCGCAGCACGGTCCGCACCACACAGGTGGTCTCGTCGAAGATCTGCAGGGCGCGGGTGCCGAGCATGGATCCGGCGGCGGCGACACTCTCGTAGTCGAGGGGGATGTCGAGGTGTTCGTCGGTGAAGATCGGGGTCGACGAGCCGCCGGGGGTCCAGAACTTGAGCCGGTGCCCGGCCCGCACTCCCCCGGCGAGGTCGAGCAACTCGCGCAGGGTGATGCCGAGCGGTGCCTCGTACTGACCGGGGGTCGTCACGTGCCCGGACAGGGAGAACATCGCGAAGCCCGGCGACTTGTCGGTGCCCATCGAGCGGTACCACTCGACGCCGTGGCGGATGATCGGCGGGACGTTGGCGATGGACTCGACGTTGTTGACCACCGTCGGGCAGGCGTAGAGGCCGGCGACGGCCGGGAAGGGTGGGCGCAGCCGGGGCTGGCCGCGGCGGCCTTCGAGGGAGTCGAGCAGGGCGGTTTCCTCACCGCAGATGTACGCCCCGGCTCCGGCGTGGACGACGAGTTCGAGGTCGTAGCCGGAGCCGAGGATGTCGCGGCCGAGATAACCGGCGTCGTAGGCCTCGGAGACGGCGGCGTGCAGGCGCCGCAGCACCGGCACGGCCTCCCCGCGGAGGTAGACGAAGGCGTGCCGGGCGCGGATGGCGTAGGCGGCGATGATCACCCCTTCGATCAGGGCGTGCGGGGTGGCGAACATCAGCGGGATGTCCTTGCAGGTGCCCGGTTCGGATTCGTCGGCGTTGACGACGAGATAGTGCGGTCTGCCGTCGCCCTTGGGGATGAACGACCACTTGGTTCCGGTGGAGAAGCCGGCGCCGCCGCGTCCGCGCAGTCCGGCGTCCTTGACGGCGGCGATCACCGCGTCCGGGTCCGTGCCGAGGGCGAGGGGCAGGGCCTCGTAGCCGCCGTGGCGCCGGTAGCTGTCGAGGGTCCACGACCGGTCCTCGTCCCAGTAGCGGGTGAGCACCGGGGTCAGGCCGGCCGGGGGCCGGCCCGGGGCGAGGGCGTCCTCGCCGGTCTGCGGGGGTGCGGGGGCCTGCATGTCGTGCTCGCGGGCAATCCGCAGCCCGGCGAGGGAGGCGGGGCCGGCGGAGCCGCCCGCCTCGAGCGCGCCGGGCCGGTCGTCGGGGAATCCGGCGAGCAGCCGGGCGGTGTCCCGGAAGGTGCGCAGCGGTGCCCCGCGGGTGGGGGCCGGGGGTGTGCCGGCGCGCAGGTCGTCGACGAGCGCGGTGGCCGAGTCGACGGTGCAGTTGTCGAACAGTTCCCAGTTGACGGTCATCACCGGGGCGTAGTCGCAGGCGGCGTTGCATTCGATGTGTTCGAGGGTGATGCTGCCGTCCTCGGTGGTCTCGTCGTGGCCGACCCCGAGACGCGAGCACAGCGTCGCGAAGATCTCGTCGCCGCCCATGGTGGCGCACAGCGCGTTGGTGCACACGCCCACGTGGTAGCGGCCCGTCGGGGATCGGCGGTACATGGTGTAGAAGGTGGACACCGCGGCGACCTCGGCGCCGGTGAGCCCGAGGCGGCGGGCGCAGAACTCTATGCCCGCCGGGGTGACGTAACCGTCCTCGGCCTGCACCAGGTGCAGCAGAGGCAGCAGCGCGGAGCGGGGCTGCGGGTAGCGGGCGACGATGCGGTCGGCGTCGGCGTCGAGGCGGGTGCGCACGTCGTCGGGATATTCGCGGGGCGCGTCGGGGGGTGTGAGGTGGGTGTCCTCGTCGGGGCGGGGCCCGAGCGGGACGAAGACCGGTGTGCGGCCGGCGGGTTCGGTCACGGGCACCGCGGCGCCGGGGTCGGTGGTGCCGGTGAACCGGGTGGTCGGCACGAATTCGGTGCTCATCGATCCACTCCCCCCATGACCGGGTCGATGCTGGCGACCGTGGCGATGACGTCGGAGACCATGCCGCCCTCGCACATCGCCGCGAGGGCCTGCAGGTTCGTGAAGGACGGGTCGCGGTAGTGGACCCGGTAGGGGCGGGTACCGCCGTCGCTGACCATGTGCACCCCGAGTTCGCCGCGTGGGGACTCGACGCTCACGTAGACCTGTCCGGCGGGGACACGGATGCCTTCGGTGACGAGTTTGAAGTGGTGGATGAGCCCTTCCATCGACTCACCCATGATGCGGCGGATGTGGTCGGGTGCGTTGCCGAGCCCGTCCGGTCCGAGAGCCAGCTGCGACGGCCAGGCGATCTTCTTGTCCTGCACCATGACCGGGCCCGGGCGGAGCCGGTCGAGGCATTGTTCGACGATCTTCAGCGATTCGTGCATCTCCCGGATGCGCACGAGATACCGCCCGTAGCAGTCGGACCCGTCGTCGGTGGCGACGTCGAACTCGTAGGTCTCGTAGCCGCAGTAGGGCTGGGCGCGCCGTACGTCGTAGGGCAGCCCGGTCGAGCGCAGGATCGGCCCCGTCACGCCGAGGGCCATGCAGCCGGTGAGGTCGAGACAGCCGATGCCGCGGGTGCGGGAGACGAAGATGGGGTTGTCGGTGAACAGCGCCTCGAGTTCGGCGAGCCGGCCCGGCAGCAGTGCCAGCAGGTCGCGGATCATCGGGACGGCGTCGTCGGGCAGGTCCTGGGCCAGGCCGCCGGGGCGGATGTAGCCGTGGTTCATGCGCAGCCCGGTGATGGTCTCGAAGACGTCGAGGATCAGTTCGCGTTCGCGGAAGCCGAAGAGCATGGGGGTGGTGGCCCCGAGTTCCATACCGCCGGTCGCGAGCGCCACGAGGTGCGACGAGATGCGATTGAGCTCCATGAGCATCACCCGCACCACCTGGGCGCGTTCCGGGACGAGATCCTCGATGCCCAGCAGTTTCTCGACGCCGAGGCAGTAGGCGGTCTCGTTGTGGAAGGGCGCGAGGTAGTCCATGCGGGTGACGAAGGTGACGCCCTGGGTCCAGTTGCGGTATTCGAGGTTCTTCTCGATGCCGGTGTGCAGATAGCCGATTCCGCAGCGGGCCTCGGTGACGGTCTCCCCGTCGATCTCGAGGATGAGCCGCAGCACACCGTGCGTGGACGGATGCTGCGGGCCCATGTTCACGACGATGCGGTCCTCACCGCTGTCGCGGACCGCGGTGGTGATCTCGTCCCAGTCCTGGCCGATGGCGTCGAAGACGGTGGGTTCGGTCGTCACGTGTACGCCCTCCGTTCGTCGGGTGGCGGGATGCGTGCCCCCTTGTACTCCACGGGAATTCCACCGAGCGGGTAGTCCTTGCGCTGCGGGTGGCCGTGCCAGTCGTCGGGCATCTGGATCCGGGTCAGGGCCGGATGCCCGTCGAAGACGAGACCGAAGAAGTCGTAGGTCTCGCGCTCGTGCCAGTCGGTGGTCGGGTAGATGCGGTACAGCGACGGGATGTGCGGGTCGGCGTCGGGGGCGGCGACCTCGAGCCGGAGTCGGCGGTTGTGGGTGATGGACACGAGCGGGTAGACGGCGTGCAGTTCCCGGCCGGTGTCCTGCGGGTAGTGCACACCGCTGACCCCCAGGCACAGTTCGAACCGCAGGTCGGGATGGTCGCGCAGGGTGCGAGCGACCAACGGCAGGTGATCGCGTCGCACGTGGACGGTCATCTCGCCGCGGTCGACGACGATCCGTTCGAGGGCGTCGGCGTAACCGACGCCGGTCTCGGTCTCCTTGTCACCGAGGACGTCCTCGAGGGTGTCGGCGAGGGCGTCGAGGTGGCCACCGTAGGGGCGCGGGGTGCCGCCGGGCAGAACGACGCGGCGCACCAGCCGTCCGTAGCCGCTCGTGTCACCGGAGTCGCGGACCCCGAACATGCCCGTGCGGACGGCGATGACCTCACCGTCGGGGCCCGGGACGCCGGGCCGGTCGTCTCGTTCGTCGCCGGTCATCGTGGTGGCACCCTCAGTTCGATGAGCGGCCGCTGGGCGAGGGCGGCCTCCTCCGCGGCCCGGATCGCCTCGGCCCGGTTCACCCCGAGCGGCATCTGCTGGATCTTCTCGTGCAGCGCGAGGATGGCGTGCAGAAGCATCTCGGGGCGGGGCGGGCAGCCGGGCAGATAGATGTCGACGGGGACGACGTGGTCGACGCCCTGCACGATGGCGTAGTTGTTGAACATCCCGCCGGAGGAGGCGCACACCCCCATGGACAGGACCCACTTGGGTTCGACCATCT
This region of Rhodococcus sp. Z13 genomic DNA includes:
- a CDS encoding NuoB/complex I 20 kDa subunit family protein: MGLEEKVPTGFLLSTVETLAGFARKGSLWPASFGLACCAIEMMATAGGRYDIARFGMEAFRASPRQADVMIVAGRVSQKMAPALRRVYDQMVEPKWVLSMGVCASSGGMFNNYAIVQGVDHVVPVDIYLPGCPPRPEMLLHAILALHEKIQQMPLGVNRAEAIRAAEEAALAQRPLIELRVPPR
- a CDS encoding NADH-quinone oxidoreductase subunit G, with protein sequence MTAVAGAGPGKADTTDLVHVTIDDTEIAVPKGTLVIRAAELIGVQIPRFCDHPLLEPVGACRQCLVEVEGQRKPLASCTTVVTDGMVVHTQFSSPVAAKAQTGVMELLLINHPLDCPVCDKGGECPLQNQAMSNGRAETRFEDTKRTYPKPIAISSQVLLDRERCVLCARCTRFADQIAGDRFVDMLARGALQQVGIYTAEPFESYFSGNTVQICPVGALTGAAYRFRARPFDLVSTPSVCEHCASGCAQRTDHRRGHVLRRLAGDDPQVNEEWNCDKGRWAFTYATATDRLTGPLVRDDSGALVPSSWPEALAVAARGLTAARGRTGVLTGGRLTWEDAYAYAKFARTVLGTNDIDFRARPLSAEETGFLTGRVAGCRLDVTYADLEKAPAVLLVGFEPEEESPIVFLRLRKAVRRHGLRVFSLAPFADRGLRKLSGQLLACTPGDEARLLDDLRGTDSVVTEALCTPGALVLVGERIAEVPGGPTAVAALADATGACLAWIPRRAGDRGALEAGAFPTLLPGGRPVGDPQARHEIESVWGTLPDDLPYRPGRDTTGILAAAASGDLAALVVAGVDPADLPDPAAARAALDAAGFVVSLEVRRSAVTDRADVVFPVAPVVEKAGTFLDWEGRERPFPAALDDTGALSDHRVLAALAETLGAPARLDDLAALRRELAELGTWTGHRPAPAPVTPAAPARPVLGEAVLATWRMLLDTGRLQDDEPHLAGTARTAVARLSAATAAEIGAAAGELLTVTTERGEITLPLVVDELPERVVWLPAASPGSLVHDTLGAVAGDVVRIRPTGEEARR
- the nuoH gene encoding NADH-quinone oxidoreductase subunit NuoH, with the translated sequence MTGTARGPVDLSMFGIDPWWLVVAKAIAIFAFLVLTTLVAILVERKVMAWMQMRVGPNRVGPKGLLQTVADGIKLALKEGIVPAGVDKPVYLLAPIIATVPAFMAFAVVPFGPEVSILGTRTPLQLTDLPVAVLYVLAVTSVGVYGIVLAGWASGSTYPLLGGLRSTAQVISYEIAMGLAFAAVFLQAGTMSTSGIVAAQDGLWFVVLLLPSFLVYAVSMVGETNRAPFDLPEAEGELVGGFHTEYSSLRFAMFMLAEYVNMTTVSALATTLFLGGWHAPWPLTLWSGANSGWWPLLWFVLKVWLVLFVFVWLRATLPRLRYDQFMALGWKLLIPVSVVWVMIVAVVHLLDDDEVLPATAGLIVAGIVSTALLFAYLAVRARRSRRAEPALAPPADIGADPFAGGFPVPPLPPRPDRDTRVSRVPGGS
- the nuoF gene encoding NADH-quinone oxidoreductase subunit NuoF, which codes for MSTEFVPTTRFTGTTDPGAAVPVTEPAGRTPVFVPLGPRPDEDTHLTPPDAPREYPDDVRTRLDADADRIVARYPQPRSALLPLLHLVQAEDGYVTPAGIEFCARRLGLTGAEVAAVSTFYTMYRRSPTGRYHVGVCTNALCATMGGDEIFATLCSRLGVGHDETTEDGSITLEHIECNAACDYAPVMTVNWELFDNCTVDSATALVDDLRAGTPPAPTRGAPLRTFRDTARLLAGFPDDRPGALEAGGSAGPASLAGLRIAREHDMQAPAPPQTGEDALAPGRPPAGLTPVLTRYWDEDRSWTLDSYRRHGGYEALPLALGTDPDAVIAAVKDAGLRGRGGAGFSTGTKWSFIPKGDGRPHYLVVNADESEPGTCKDIPLMFATPHALIEGVIIAAYAIRARHAFVYLRGEAVPVLRRLHAAVSEAYDAGYLGRDILGSGYDLELVVHAGAGAYICGEETALLDSLEGRRGQPRLRPPFPAVAGLYACPTVVNNVESIANVPPIIRHGVEWYRSMGTDKSPGFAMFSLSGHVTTPGQYEAPLGITLRELLDLAGGVRAGHRLKFWTPGGSSTPIFTDEHLDIPLDYESVAAAGSMLGTRALQIFDETTCVVRTVLRWTEFYAHESCGKCTPCREGTWWLVQILERLEHGRGTEADLEKLLDISDNILGRAFCALGDGATSPITSSLKYFRDEYLAHFEHGGCPFDPHRATLAADTPVEGEAR
- a CDS encoding NADH-quinone oxidoreductase subunit C produces the protein MTGDERDDRPGVPGPDGEVIAVRTGMFGVRDSGDTSGYGRLVRRVVLPGGTPRPYGGHLDALADTLEDVLGDKETETGVGYADALERIVVDRGEMTVHVRRDHLPLVARTLRDHPDLRFELCLGVSGVHYPQDTGRELHAVYPLVSITHNRRLRLEVAAPDADPHIPSLYRIYPTTDWHERETYDFFGLVFDGHPALTRIQMPDDWHGHPQRKDYPLGGIPVEYKGARIPPPDERRAYT
- a CDS encoding NADH-quinone oxidoreductase subunit D, which encodes MTTEPTVFDAIGQDWDEITTAVRDSGEDRIVVNMGPQHPSTHGVLRLILEIDGETVTEARCGIGYLHTGIEKNLEYRNWTQGVTFVTRMDYLAPFHNETAYCLGVEKLLGIEDLVPERAQVVRVMLMELNRISSHLVALATGGMELGATTPMLFGFRERELILDVFETITGLRMNHGYIRPGGLAQDLPDDAVPMIRDLLALLPGRLAELEALFTDNPIFVSRTRGIGCLDLTGCMALGVTGPILRSTGLPYDVRRAQPYCGYETYEFDVATDDGSDCYGRYLVRIREMHESLKIVEQCLDRLRPGPVMVQDKKIAWPSQLALGPDGLGNAPDHIRRIMGESMEGLIHHFKLVTEGIRVPAGQVYVSVESPRGELGVHMVSDGGTRPYRVHYRDPSFTNLQALAAMCEGGMVSDVIATVASIDPVMGGVDR